A window of the Hordeum vulgare subsp. vulgare chromosome 5H, MorexV3_pseudomolecules_assembly, whole genome shotgun sequence genome harbors these coding sequences:
- the LOC123398208 gene encoding Golgi SNAP receptor complex member 1-1, with protein MEASSWDALRKQARRLEAQLDDQMIAYRKLVSMKSDGSENDIETDIERSLKQLQQVNSQMQTWVSSGGSEVLSHTLTRHMEILQDLTQEFYRLRSSLRVKQQHASLLDLRDFDRAKFDVEESGDSEQALLREQAAISRNSGQVDTVISQAQATLGALMSQRSTFGGITTKISNVSSRIPTINHILTSIRRKKSMDTIILSLVASVCAFLMFIYWLSK; from the exons ATGGAGGCGTCGTCCTGGGACGCCCTTCGCAAGCAG GCGAGGAGGTTGGAAGCTCAGTTAGACGACCAAATGATTGCATACCGTAAATTGGTTTCTATGAAATCAGATGGTTCAGAGAATGATATCGAGACTGATATAGAAAGATCACTAAAGCAACTTCAGCAAGTAAATTCTCAAATGCAAACCTGGGTATCGTCAGGAGGCTCGGAAGTTCTTTCTCATACATTAACCCGTCATATGGAGATTTTGCAAGACCTTACACAG GAATTCTATCGGCTTCGATCAAGTCTCAGAGTGAAGCAACAACATGCTTCCCTCCTTGACTTGAGAGACTTTGACAGAGCAAAGTTTGACGTGGAAGAGTCTGGAGACTCAGAACAAGCTCTTCTTAGAGAACAAGCTGCAATCAGCAGGAATTCCGGACAG GTGGATACTGTGATATCACAAGCTCAAGCAACACTGGGCGCTCTCATGTCTCAGCGTTCAACGTTTGGTGGCATCACTACCAAAATAAGCAACGTCAGCAGCCGGATCCCCACG ATTAATCACATCCTCACGTCGATCAGGAGGAAGAAATCGATGGACACCATCATCCTTTCCCTCGTGGCGTCCGTGTGCGCGTTTCTTATGTTCATCTACTGGTTGTCAAAGTAG
- the LOC123398210 gene encoding probable apyrase 4 encodes MRVSPGLSSFAADTARVAESLRPLMEFAKEKVGGEGAAAATEVRLMATVGLRLLEESVREAILVSCRNALRASGFRFEDSWAKVIPGTTVGFFTLLRK; translated from the coding sequence ATGCGCGTCTCCCCGGGGCTCTCCTCTTTCGCCGCGGACACGGCGCGCGTGGCGGAGTCGCTGCGGCCTCTGATGGAATTTGCCAAGGAGAAGGTAGGTGGCGAGGGGGCCGCCGCGGCAACAGAAGTGCGGCTGATGGCAACCGTCGGCCTGCGGCTACTCGAGGAGAGCGTCCGGGAGGCGATATTGGTGTCCTGCAGGAACGCTCTCAGGGCCTCCGGGTTCCGGTTCGAGGACTCATGGGCCAAGGTGATCCCAGGTACTACTGTCGGTTTCTTCACCTTACTAAGAAAATGA